The Nymphalis io chromosome 14, ilAglIoxx1.1, whole genome shotgun sequence genome has a segment encoding these proteins:
- the LOC126773149 gene encoding geranylgeranyl transferase type-1 subunit beta has product MNNEENNILAHRQHVKYLMRYLNVLPPSMSTHDTTRVTIAYFSVLGMDVLGSITSMSLELQSRIIEWLYRLQVQPNKENGDMLACGFQCSSTINIDFESGNNHYRCGHLAMTYTGLCILLTLGDDLSRLNRKALIEGVKALQTEEGNFSATLSGSEADMRFVYCAACISYILNDWSGFNVERATDYIIKSISYDYGIAQYPELESHGGTTFCALATLSLTNQLNKLTEYQIERLKRWLLFRQIDGYQGRPNKPVDTCYSFWVGASLKILDALHLSNYASNRNYVYETQECVIGGFAKWPDTSPDPMHTYLGLAGLSLIGENGLLEIVPTLNISKRAHDHLKALHEKWDSES; this is encoded by the exons ATGAACAACGaggaaaacaatattttggCGCACAGACAGCATGTTAAATACTTAATGAGATACCTAAATGTTTTACCACCATCTATGTCAACTCATGATACAACCag GGTTACAATAGCATATTTTTCAGTATTGGGCATGGATGTACTTGGATCAATAACCTCAATGTCATTAGAGTTGCAATCCAGAATAATTGAATGGCTTTATCGATTGCAAGTGCAACCCAATAAAGAAA aTGGCGATATGTTAGCATGTGGATTCCAGTGTTCTTCTACCATAAATATAGATTTCGAATCAGGGAACAATCACTACCGCTGTGGTCACCTGGCTATGACATATACGGGCTTGTGTATTTTGTTGACTCTAGGCGATGATCTGTCCAGGCTTAATAGGAAAGCTTTAATAGAAG gagTTAAAGCGCTGCAAACAGAAGAAGGGAACTTCTCCGCGACACTATCGGGTAGTGAGGCAGACATGCGCTTCGTGTATTGTGCAGCCTGCATTAGTTATATACTCAATGATTGGTCAGGCTTCAATGTGGAACGAGctacagattatattattaaatctata AGTTATGACTATGGAATTGCGCAATATCCGGAATTGGAGTCACACGGTGGTACCACATTCTGTGCGCTAGCGACATTGAGTTTAACGAaccaattaaacaaattaaccgAATATCAAATAGAGCGTTTGAAGCGTTGGCTACTTTTCAGACAGATAGACGGCTATCAAGGCAGACCCAATAAACCCGTGGATACGTGTTACAGTTTCTGGGTTGGggcatcattaaaaatattagacgCGTTACATCTATCAAATTATGCAAGCAACAGAAATTATGTGTACGAGACTCAAGAATGTGTCATTGGTGGATTTGCAAAATGGCCGGACACTAGTCCCGATCCTATGCATACATATCTAGGATTAGCTGGTCTTAGTTTAATAGGTGAAAATGGTTTGCTAGAAATAGTACCAACATTAAATATCAGCAAAAGGGCGCATGACCACCTAAAGGCATTACACGAAAAATGGGACAGTGAGTcatag
- the LOC126773152 gene encoding 40S ribosomal protein S6 produces MKLNVSYPATGCQKLFEVVDEHKLRIFYEKRMGAEVEADQLGDEWKGYILRVAGGNDKQGFPMKQGVLTNSRVRLLMSKGHSCYRPRRDGERKRKSVRGCIVDANLSVLALVIVRKGAQEIPGLTDGNVPRRLGPKRASKIRKLFNLTKQDDVRRYVVKRLLPAKEGKENAKPRYKAPKIQRLVTPVVLQRRRHRLALKKKRLAKRKTSEAEYAKLLAQRKKESKVRRQEEIKRRRSASMRDSKSSSTSAPQK; encoded by the exons ATGAAG CTGAACGTTTCCTACCCGGCAACGGGATGTCAAAAGTTATTCGAAGTAGTAGACGAGCACAAGCTCCGTATCTTCTACGAGAAGCGCATGGGCGCGGAAGTAGAGGCTGATCAGCTAGGCGATGAATGGAAAGGTTATATCCTACGTGTAGCAGGCGGTAACGACAAGCAGGGTTTCCCCATGAAACAGGGTGTCCTCACTAACA GTCGTGTCCGCTTGTTGATGTCAAAGGGTCACTCTTGCTACAGACCCCGTCGTGATGGTGAAAGAAAACGCAAATCAGTTCGTGGCTGCATTGTTGATGCTAATCTTTCTGTGCTCGCGCTTGTAATTGTACGCAAAGGAGCCCAG GAAATTCCTGGACTCACCGATGGTAATGTTCCCCGCCGTCTAGGTCCTAAACGTGCCTCCAAGATTCGTAAACTGTTCAACCTGACAAAACAGGATGATGTACGTCGTTATGTTGTCAAACGCCTGCTCCCCGCTAAGGAAGGCAAGGAGAATGCCAAACCAAGATATAAG GCACCTAAGATCCAGAGGTTAGTTACCCCTGTGGTACTCCAGCGCAGACGCCATAGACTTGCTCTTAAGAAGAAGCGTCTAGCCAAACGCAAGACATCTGAGGCTGAATATGCTAAACTGCTTGCGCAAAGAAAGAAGGAATCCAAG GTGCGCCGCCAAGAAGAAATCAAACGCAGGCGTTCAGCTTCAATGCGTGATTCTAAGAGCTCTAGCACAAGTGCACCGCAAAAGTGA
- the LOC126773141 gene encoding uncharacterized protein LOC126773141 isoform X1 translates to MKIDNTTNTSSTSSKDKHNKFKINKFISPYLSEDRVQLLSRVTEKRFLHKNHDFTSSFPLAINIYKANSDEFRPSNKCGKKVKKSVLTLPNEAAPLPHSCTVSDMNDSEYFNDDKDELRPKMRKAIQIKKKSRMRNRQINFHGKDVKDCLKLDIQMDKSSKDMGTKLTGDGNRNLKKTQKKTLRANSNFNAHEVWSLLRKADHFNFRPSPPVSQESSLVSVKKNKRKKNKLRSNHKDSRLIETTTEEFAYITSFVGNPQNSCSLSSFDRITVIEKQDELQTISNEIGKVKEVMFHCDNRKTQNTGRSKKSKSKQSCLRVNNSEKSSDHFSNNKALRSITIQRNDVTLKDRNKKHKNTEVIFKSDIENNKNNFIEIILNDKLNTTQMDQCNDLDILSQKSDSSKEEIKKNNVPIKKIYEHESKQNVTGITKVVLSKGQNILLTKQNTVSKQDFLKKSRLSSPTAVNSITPTVNHSSIKLSEIKRKLKSIKFPLVILGKDQLSSTVTVENYDPPQFTGLDEHIWPFMRMWYDINGSNSVELYKHQSLNLNNVTTNIRGTNNRNIINICPKIEDKHKVLLIDRSEKPMHRIKNKMMQFIHKKTAPENEVYNTKYNNQKQGRDIKNSSSRVVDVGTNTINNFVFSKQVNVLAKKNDLKIFKNVSPINNNVKTKAKWASDFIENVIRKIRNGVYYYQDEKDKFKEPYKNTKEHGVQTETVKTQSQTVDFSVSNQAIAEEVSVTEQIDSDSSIPGFDNRLSDLEIETLNNFNQVAVKHCVANIIIQFDVALSFENNSVLQLKQSYPCIPITIIENQPAIFKCKTNIINAILPSELCSILPSLMKKIINSNSNLAGTPPDVEKLNSNLSTISEFTRCKSDIMIDDDSYRSFVPVQINLMTNIKVVNEGKFSSTHLLHITKNISRNMKTEFYKSIDINNIKGLLTTININLLPLGQINQINLLNYDDGPKPSIVDDIIQSTKRLPNTCKTLQPYQYSSKKLLHSRDNYSFMRIVETILGPKNVIFNLNTSFSHISKVPYINILNSTIPDINIHDLHYGIRVENDDKFAGTSNLNTFYPAKPKADKIGYLHTSKPEKRKSVIEFCTNNTRNKKRGFVKLYKKCKSMSSISGNKTRTNLNKINNIEEFCIALGSGKMLSEVLDGNAERKILFAINEMKNWINDITPRQALLVLLLANKKDTTNLVRYRPIILQGIAVNRITRVSELDMEIEVIERENLNKLIQYEGITYLPASEENQDTLLEELYWIAKTTASDYQKPFDESSERLLKSLLVKRKKLNPSYLRVMARYVGLGLLKSSK, encoded by the exons ATGAAAATCGATAACACAACGAACACGAGCTCGACTAGCAGTAaagataaacataataaatttaaaattaataaattcatatcgCCTTATCTTTCCGAAGATAGAGTTCAACTGCTCTCACGTGTAACAGAAAAGAGATTTCTACATAAAAACCATGATTTTACGTCATCTTTCCCTTtggctattaatatatataaagccaaTTCTGATGAGTTTAGGCCGTCAAACAAATGTGgtaagaaagtaaaaaaatctgttttgaCTCTTCCGAACGAAGCAGCTCCTTTACCGCATTCATGTACTGTTAGTGATATGAATGATTCGGAGTACTTCAACGATGATAAAGATGAATTGAGGCCAAAAATGAGAAAAgcgattcaaattaaaaaaaaatcgcgcATGAGGAATAGACAAATTAATTTTCACGGTAAAGATGTAAAGGATTGTTTAAAACTAGATATTCAAATGGACAAGAGTTCTAAAGATATGGGCACTAAGTTGACTGGTGATGGTAATAGGAATTTGAaaaaaacgcaaaaaaaaactttaagagctaattctaattttaatgcTCATGAAGTTTGGTCACTCCTTCGTAAGGCCGATCACTTTAATTTTAGACCGTCTCCACCAGTGTCCCAAGAAAGTAGCTTAGTATCAGTAAAgaagaataaaagaaaaaaaaataagctacgTAGCAACCATAAAGATTCAAG acTAATTGAGACTACGACAGAGGAATTCGCCTACATTACTAGTTTTGTAGGTAATCCCCAAAACAGCTGTTCTCTATCTAGTTTTGATCGCATTACTGTAATTGAGAAacaagatgaattacaaacaatcAGTAATGAAATAGGAAAAGTGAAAGAAGTTATGTTTCACTGTGAtaacagaaaaactcaaaacACTGGTAGGTCGAAGAAATCTAAGTCTAAACAAAGCTGTCTTAGAGTGAATAATTCTGAAAAAAGTAGCGATCATTTTTCTAATAACAAAGCATTACGGTCAATAACAATTCAAAGAAATGATGTTACATTAAAAGATAGaaataaaaagcataaaaatactgaagttatatttaaaagtgatattgaaaacaataagaacaatttcatagaaattattcttaatgataaattaaatacgacTCAAATGGACCAATGTaatgatttagatattttatcacAGAAGTCTGACTCAAGTaaggaagaaataaaaaaaaataacgtaccaattaaaaaaatctatgagCATGAATCAAAGCAAAATGTTACTGGTATTACAAAAGTCGTTCTAAGTAAaggtcaaaatatacttttaactaAACAAAACACAGTAAGCAAGCAAGATTTTCTCAAAAAGTCTCGCTTATCGTCACCAACTGCTGTAAATTCGATAACTCCTACTGTAAATCATAGCTCAATCAAGCTATctgaaataaaacgaaaattgaAAAGCATAAAATTTCCTTTAGTTATTTTAGGCAAAGATCAACTTAGTTCGACAGTTACTGTGGAAAATTATGATCCACCGCAATTCACAGGCTTAGATGAACATATTTGGCCTTTTATGCGAATGTGGTATGACATAAATGGTTCTAATTCCGTTGAACTATATAAACATCAAAGTTTAAATCTTAATAACGTAACGACAAATATTCGTGGAACCAATAatagaaacataataaatatatgtcctAAAATCGAAGACAAGCATAAAGTTTTGCTAATTGACCGAAGTGAAAAACCAATGCacagaattaaaaacaaaatgatgcaatttatacacaaaaaaactGCCCCTGAAAATGAAGtatacaatactaaatataataaccaGAAACAAGGCAGAGACATAAAAAATTCAAGCAGCAGGGTTGTAGATGTTGGTACAAATAccattaataattttgtgttttccAAACAAGTAAATGTGTTGGCCAAAAAAAatgatctaaaaatatttaaaaacgtttcacccattaataataatgtgaaGACTAAGGCTAAATGGGCAagtgattttattgaaaatgttattagaaaaataagaaATGGAGTGTATTACTATCAAGACGAAAAAGACAAATTTAAAGAACCCTATAAaa ACACCAAAGAACACGGAGTGCAAACAGAAACTGTTAAAACTCAAAGTCAAACAGTTGATTTTTCCGTTTCTAATCAGGCTATTGCGGAGGAAGTTTCTGTTACTGAACAAATTGATTCAGATTCATCAATTCCTGGATTTGATAATAGACTTTCAGACTTAGAAATTGAGACATTAAATAACTTCAATCAAGTAGCAGTTAAACATTGTGTGGCCAACATTATCATACAATTTGATGTGGCTTTATCATTTGAAAACAACAGTGTTCTTCAACTAAAACAATCATATCCTTGTATACCAATAACAATAATCGAAAATCAGCCAgcgatatttaaatgtaaaacaaatattattaacgcgATTCTTCCTTCAGAACTTTGTAGTATTCTACCGAGTTTGatgaaaaagataataaattctaattcTAATTTGGCTGGGACACCACCTGATGTTGAGAAGCTTAATTCTAATTTATCAACTATATCTGAATTTACCCGATGTAAGAGCGATATTATGATTGATGATGATTCTTATAGGTCTTTTGTGCCAGTTCAAATCAACCTTATGACCAATATAAAAGTTGTCAATGAAGGCAAGTTTTCATCGACACATTTACTACACATTACTAAGAATATTTCAAGAAATATGAAGACcgaattttataaatcaattgatataaataatattaaggggCTTTtaactacaataaatataaatttattaccatTAGGAcagataaatcaaataaatttgctTAATTATGATGATGGACCAAAACCATCAATAGTTGATGACATTATACAAAGTACTAAAAGGTTACCTAATACTTGCAAGACGTTACAACCATATCAATATTCTTCCAAAAAGCTTTTGCATTCTCgtgataattatagttttatgcGCATTGTTGAAACTATATTAGGCCCtaaaaacgttatatttaatttaaacaccTCATTTAGTCATATTTCAAAAgtg ccttatattaatatacttaactCCACTATCCCTGATATAAATATTCACGATCTACATTATGGCATAAGAGTTGAAAATGATGACAAGTTTGCTGGGACgtccaatttaaataccttttatCCTGCAAAACCTAAAGCTGACAAAATTGGCTATTTACACACTTCTAAGCCGGAGAAACGAAAAAGTGTAATTgaattttgtacaaataatacGAGAAATAAAAAGAGAGGATTTgtgaaattgtataaaaaatgtaaatcaatGTCTAGTATATCGGGAAATAAGACTAGaaccaatttaaataaaattaataatatagaagAATTTTGCATTGCTTTGGGTTCTGGAAAGATGTTATCTGAAGTTTTAGACGGAAACGCAGAGAGGAAAATACTATTTGCAATAAATGAG atGAAGAATTGGATAAATGACATAACACCTAGACAGGCTTTGTTAGTTTTATTACTTGcgaataaaaaggatactactAATTTAGTTCGCTATCGTCCTATTATATTACAAGGTATAGCTGTAAATAGGATCACGCGAGTTTCAGAATTAGATATGGAGATTGAGGTTATAGAAAGAGAgaatctaaataaattaattcag taCGAAGGAATAACTTACTTACCAGCATCTGAGGAAAATCAAGATACTCTTTTAGAAGAGCTTTATTGGATAGCAAAAACTACC gCCTCAGATTATCAAAAACCCTTCGATGAGTCTTCTGAGCGTCTTTTAAAGTCTTTATTAGTAAAACGAAAAAAGTTGAATCCTTCTTATCTACGGGTGATGGCTCGTTATGTTGGCCTTGGTCTTCTTAAgtcttcaaaataa
- the LOC126773141 gene encoding uncharacterized protein LOC126773141 isoform X2: MKIDNTTNTSSTSSKDKHNKFKINKFISPYLSEDRVQLLSRVTEKRFLHKNHDFTSSFPLAINIYKANSDEFRPSNKCGKKVKKSVLTLPNEAAPLPHSCTVSDMNDSEYFNDDKDELRPKMRKAIQIKKKSRMRNRQINFHGKDVKDCLKLDIQMDKSSKDMGTKLTGDGNRNLKKTQKKTLRANSNFNAHEVWSLLRKADHFNFRPSPPVSQESSLVSVKKNKRKKNKLRSNHKDSRLIETTTEEFAYITSFVGNPQNSCSLSSFDRITVIEKQDELQTISNEIGKVKEVMFHCDNRKTQNTGRSKKSKSKQSCLRVNNSEKSSDHFSNNKALRSITIQRNDVTLKDRNKKHKNTEVIFKSDIENNKNNFIEIILNDKLNTTQMDQCNDLDILSQKSDSSKEEIKKNNVPIKKIYEHESKQNVTGITKVVLSKGQNILLTKQNTVSKQDFLKKSRLSSPTAVNSITPTVNHSSIKLSEIKRKLKSIKFPLVILGKDQLSSTVTVENYDPPQFTGLDEHIWPFMRMWYDINGSNSVELYKHQSLNLNNVTTNIRGTNNRNIINICPKIEDKHKVLLIDRSEKPMHRIKNKMMQFIHKKTAPENEVYNTKYNNQKQGRDIKNSSSRVVDVGTNTINNFVFSKQVNVLAKKNDLKIFKNVSPINNNVKTKAKWASDFIENVIRKIRNGVYYYQDEKDKFKEPYKNTKEHGVQTETVKTQSQTVDFSVSNQAIAEEVSVTEQIDSDSSIPGFDNRLSDLEIETLNNFNQVAVKHCVANIIIQFDVALSFENNSVLQLKQSYPCIPITIIENQPAIFKCKTNIINAILPSELCSILPSLMKKIINSNSNLAGTPPDVEKLNSNLSTISEFTRCKSDIMIDDDSYRSFVPVQINLMTNIKVVNEGKFSSTHLLHITKNISRNMKTEFYKSIDINNIKGLLTTININLLPLGQINQINLLNYDDGPKPSIVDDIIQSTKRLPNTCKTLQPYQYSSKKLLHSRDNYSFMRIVETILGPKNVIFNLNTSFSHISKVVFYKNPLTISFVTTKKPYINILNSTIPDINIHDLHYGIRVENDDKFAGTSNLNTFYPAKPKADKIGYLHTSKPEKRKSVIEFCTNNTRNKKRGFVKLYKKCKSMSSISGNKTRTNLNKINNIEEFCIALGSGKMLSEVLDGNAERKILFAINEMKNWINDITPRQALLVLLLANKKDTTNLVRYRPIILQGIAVNRITRVSELDMEIEVIERENLNKLIQASDYQKPFDESSERLLKSLLVKRKKLNPSYLRVMARYVGLGLLKSSK, translated from the exons ATGAAAATCGATAACACAACGAACACGAGCTCGACTAGCAGTAaagataaacataataaatttaaaattaataaattcatatcgCCTTATCTTTCCGAAGATAGAGTTCAACTGCTCTCACGTGTAACAGAAAAGAGATTTCTACATAAAAACCATGATTTTACGTCATCTTTCCCTTtggctattaatatatataaagccaaTTCTGATGAGTTTAGGCCGTCAAACAAATGTGgtaagaaagtaaaaaaatctgttttgaCTCTTCCGAACGAAGCAGCTCCTTTACCGCATTCATGTACTGTTAGTGATATGAATGATTCGGAGTACTTCAACGATGATAAAGATGAATTGAGGCCAAAAATGAGAAAAgcgattcaaattaaaaaaaaatcgcgcATGAGGAATAGACAAATTAATTTTCACGGTAAAGATGTAAAGGATTGTTTAAAACTAGATATTCAAATGGACAAGAGTTCTAAAGATATGGGCACTAAGTTGACTGGTGATGGTAATAGGAATTTGAaaaaaacgcaaaaaaaaactttaagagctaattctaattttaatgcTCATGAAGTTTGGTCACTCCTTCGTAAGGCCGATCACTTTAATTTTAGACCGTCTCCACCAGTGTCCCAAGAAAGTAGCTTAGTATCAGTAAAgaagaataaaagaaaaaaaaataagctacgTAGCAACCATAAAGATTCAAG acTAATTGAGACTACGACAGAGGAATTCGCCTACATTACTAGTTTTGTAGGTAATCCCCAAAACAGCTGTTCTCTATCTAGTTTTGATCGCATTACTGTAATTGAGAAacaagatgaattacaaacaatcAGTAATGAAATAGGAAAAGTGAAAGAAGTTATGTTTCACTGTGAtaacagaaaaactcaaaacACTGGTAGGTCGAAGAAATCTAAGTCTAAACAAAGCTGTCTTAGAGTGAATAATTCTGAAAAAAGTAGCGATCATTTTTCTAATAACAAAGCATTACGGTCAATAACAATTCAAAGAAATGATGTTACATTAAAAGATAGaaataaaaagcataaaaatactgaagttatatttaaaagtgatattgaaaacaataagaacaatttcatagaaattattcttaatgataaattaaatacgacTCAAATGGACCAATGTaatgatttagatattttatcacAGAAGTCTGACTCAAGTaaggaagaaataaaaaaaaataacgtaccaattaaaaaaatctatgagCATGAATCAAAGCAAAATGTTACTGGTATTACAAAAGTCGTTCTAAGTAAaggtcaaaatatacttttaactaAACAAAACACAGTAAGCAAGCAAGATTTTCTCAAAAAGTCTCGCTTATCGTCACCAACTGCTGTAAATTCGATAACTCCTACTGTAAATCATAGCTCAATCAAGCTATctgaaataaaacgaaaattgaAAAGCATAAAATTTCCTTTAGTTATTTTAGGCAAAGATCAACTTAGTTCGACAGTTACTGTGGAAAATTATGATCCACCGCAATTCACAGGCTTAGATGAACATATTTGGCCTTTTATGCGAATGTGGTATGACATAAATGGTTCTAATTCCGTTGAACTATATAAACATCAAAGTTTAAATCTTAATAACGTAACGACAAATATTCGTGGAACCAATAatagaaacataataaatatatgtcctAAAATCGAAGACAAGCATAAAGTTTTGCTAATTGACCGAAGTGAAAAACCAATGCacagaattaaaaacaaaatgatgcaatttatacacaaaaaaactGCCCCTGAAAATGAAGtatacaatactaaatataataaccaGAAACAAGGCAGAGACATAAAAAATTCAAGCAGCAGGGTTGTAGATGTTGGTACAAATAccattaataattttgtgttttccAAACAAGTAAATGTGTTGGCCAAAAAAAatgatctaaaaatatttaaaaacgtttcacccattaataataatgtgaaGACTAAGGCTAAATGGGCAagtgattttattgaaaatgttattagaaaaataagaaATGGAGTGTATTACTATCAAGACGAAAAAGACAAATTTAAAGAACCCTATAAaa ACACCAAAGAACACGGAGTGCAAACAGAAACTGTTAAAACTCAAAGTCAAACAGTTGATTTTTCCGTTTCTAATCAGGCTATTGCGGAGGAAGTTTCTGTTACTGAACAAATTGATTCAGATTCATCAATTCCTGGATTTGATAATAGACTTTCAGACTTAGAAATTGAGACATTAAATAACTTCAATCAAGTAGCAGTTAAACATTGTGTGGCCAACATTATCATACAATTTGATGTGGCTTTATCATTTGAAAACAACAGTGTTCTTCAACTAAAACAATCATATCCTTGTATACCAATAACAATAATCGAAAATCAGCCAgcgatatttaaatgtaaaacaaatattattaacgcgATTCTTCCTTCAGAACTTTGTAGTATTCTACCGAGTTTGatgaaaaagataataaattctaattcTAATTTGGCTGGGACACCACCTGATGTTGAGAAGCTTAATTCTAATTTATCAACTATATCTGAATTTACCCGATGTAAGAGCGATATTATGATTGATGATGATTCTTATAGGTCTTTTGTGCCAGTTCAAATCAACCTTATGACCAATATAAAAGTTGTCAATGAAGGCAAGTTTTCATCGACACATTTACTACACATTACTAAGAATATTTCAAGAAATATGAAGACcgaattttataaatcaattgatataaataatattaaggggCTTTtaactacaataaatataaatttattaccatTAGGAcagataaatcaaataaatttgctTAATTATGATGATGGACCAAAACCATCAATAGTTGATGACATTATACAAAGTACTAAAAGGTTACCTAATACTTGCAAGACGTTACAACCATATCAATATTCTTCCAAAAAGCTTTTGCATTCTCgtgataattatagttttatgcGCATTGTTGAAACTATATTAGGCCCtaaaaacgttatatttaatttaaacaccTCATTTAGTCATATTTCAAAAgtggtattttataaaaatccacTTACTATTAGCTTTGTAACAACAAAGAAgccttatattaatatacttaactCCACTATCCCTGATATAAATATTCACGATCTACATTATGGCATAAGAGTTGAAAATGATGACAAGTTTGCTGGGACgtccaatttaaataccttttatCCTGCAAAACCTAAAGCTGACAAAATTGGCTATTTACACACTTCTAAGCCGGAGAAACGAAAAAGTGTAATTgaattttgtacaaataatacGAGAAATAAAAAGAGAGGATTTgtgaaattgtataaaaaatgtaaatcaatGTCTAGTATATCGGGAAATAAGACTAGaaccaatttaaataaaattaataatatagaagAATTTTGCATTGCTTTGGGTTCTGGAAAGATGTTATCTGAAGTTTTAGACGGAAACGCAGAGAGGAAAATACTATTTGCAATAAATGAG atGAAGAATTGGATAAATGACATAACACCTAGACAGGCTTTGTTAGTTTTATTACTTGcgaataaaaaggatactactAATTTAGTTCGCTATCGTCCTATTATATTACAAGGTATAGCTGTAAATAGGATCACGCGAGTTTCAGAATTAGATATGGAGATTGAGGTTATAGAAAGAGAgaatctaaataaattaattcag gCCTCAGATTATCAAAAACCCTTCGATGAGTCTTCTGAGCGTCTTTTAAAGTCTTTATTAGTAAAACGAAAAAAGTTGAATCCTTCTTATCTACGGGTGATGGCTCGTTATGTTGGCCTTGGTCTTCTTAAgtcttcaaaataa